One region of Ornithorhynchus anatinus isolate Pmale09 chromosome X5, mOrnAna1.pri.v4, whole genome shotgun sequence genomic DNA includes:
- the ISG20L2 gene encoding interferon-stimulated 20 kDa exonuclease-like 2, whose translation MSTLLLNVSLEPPPGTATPPRCQSALRHQRFLKRRRFLERRRLLKEKQLPPRSAAPRKDKRPASREPQEQPCVPPVPPTQTGAVAWVTPAARGKGAAARTLPSEEELLSEFAAGSDAGVARDLAKVVAVDCEMVGTGPHGRCNSLARCSVVSYHGDVLYDRYVRPPCPIVDYRTCWSGIRKKHMANAVPFQAARKEILKLLAGKVVIGHAVHNDFKALHYSHPRSLTRDTSRIPLLNRRAGFPEREAISLKRLTKQLLHRDIQTGSQGHSSVEDARATMDLYKVVEDEWEEVLRRTPQTD comes from the exons atgtccactctgcttctcaatgtgtCCTTGGAACCCCCGCCGGGTACCGCCACCCCTCCACGGTGCCAGTCGGCTCTCCGTCACCAGCGCTTCTTGAAGCGCCGGCGCTTCCTAGAGCGCCGGAGActcctgaaggagaagcagctacCACCCCGTAGCGCCGCTCCCCGCAAGGACAAGCGCCCCGCCTCCCGGGAGCCTCAGGAGCAGCCCTGTGTCCCGCCGGTCCCCCCCACACAGACGGGTGCCGTGGCCTGGGTCACCCCGGCCgccagagggaagggggcggcaGCCCGGACCCTCCCGTCCGAGGAAGAGCTGCTGAGCGAGTTCGCCGCCGGCAGCGACGCCGGGGTGGCCAGGGACCTGGCCAAGGTGGTGGCCGTGGACTGCGAGATGGTGGGGACGGGGCCCCACGGCCGCTGTAACTCCCTGGCCCGCTGCAGCGTCGTCAGCTATCACGGCGACGTGCTCTACGACCGCTACGTGCGGCCGCCCTGCCCCATCGTCGACTATCGCACCTGCTGGAGCGGGATCCGCAAAAAGCACATGGCCAACGCCGTCCCCTTCCAGGCTGCCCGCAAGGAG ATCCTGAAGCTGCTGGCAGGCAAGGTGGTGATCGGTCACGCCGTGCACAACGACTTCAAGGCCCTGCACTATTCCCACCCGCGCAGCCTGACGCGCGACACCTCCCGCATCCCCCTCCTCAACCGCCGCGCCGGCTTCCCCGAGCGCGAGGCCATCTCCCTCAAGCGCCTGACCAAGCAGCTGCTGCATCGGGACATCCAG ACCGGGTCCCAGGGGCACTCGTCAGTCGAGGACGCCAGAGCGACCATGGACCTGTACAAGGTGGTAGAAGACGAATGGGAGGAGGTGCTGCGCCGGACGCCCCAGACCGACTGA